Below is a genomic region from Lawsonia intracellularis PHE/MN1-00.
CTATCTCGTCTAAGAACAATTTTGAATTGGGCATATGAACAAGGTATGCTTGTTATGCTTCCTAAAATGAAATTAGGAGATCCTTATTATACTCGGACTATCCCTCCTACGTTTGATGAAATTACAAGGCTTATAGCAGTATCACCACCCCATTTAGTTAGGATAATTATCCTTGGTGCAGCCTTTGGTCTAAGAGTAGGACCAAGTGAATTGTTTTCTTTAACATGGGATAAAATAGATTTGAAAAGTGGTGTAGTAAGGATAAGCACAAGTAAAAAAAATCCTCGATTCCCTTGGCGTGAGGTCCCTATAAAAGATGAGTTGAAACCTTTTTTTTCTACTTGGTTTGAAGAAGATACTAAAAATGGATTGTCATATGTTATTACATATAAAGGTAAACCCATTCGTTCTATACATAGTTCTTGGTCAAAAGCATTAAAAAATGCCGGAATAACTCGTCGGATACGGCCTTATGATTTACGTCATAGTTTTGCTAGTGAACTTATTTCATCTGGTGTAGATGTGGGAACTGTTGCACAATTATTGAATCATTCTTCTCCAAATATGCTGTTTAAATATTACCAATATGTGGAGACTAAACAGAAGAAAAGAGCTATTGAACTGCTTCCTTCAGTTTCATGTGACATTACTATGTGACGCTATAAAGAGATGTCTATAACTTTGACTATAACATATTGATTTAATATGTGAAATTTATTGTTATCTATTATAAGCAATAGTCTTTACAAGACTATTGCTTATAATAGATAACATAGTCATAGGTATTAACTGTTAACCAAGTAGTATTAGGTTTATATTTGTTTCAATCTGAGAAGACTACATGGTTTAAGGCTTTAGCTATTAGTTATCCAAAGACTTACGTTTAGTTTCTACATCCCAGTGGGCTAATATATGGATATCTTTTTGTTCTAATTGACGTAGAGTTGTATTATCCGGGACACGCACTGTCATCTGTGCTATAGCCTCAATCATTGATAATTCTCCTGGCGTGATGTTTGGAGCTATAAAAATACCTTTATCTGGGGCTATAAGAAATTTTGGTGTTATATTATATTGAGATTCAAATCGTGCTATAGTAACACTTATTTTTTCATTAGGCTGTATTTCTGCAGTGATTGCCCCAAGATATACAACGTGATCAGGATAAAGGGGATTCCCACGGCATATTTTTAATCCCATTGGAGTAAGGGCTAACATATGTAGTATAGAGTATTAACTGGAATAGTCCAGTTGCTATCGTTAATCTTTATAAGATGAAATATATTTGGTTGAATTAATGGTTTTACAGGTAAATGAAGACGTTTTGTTATTTCATTTAATAATGAAATAATATGTTGATGACTATCTCCAGTAAGAATTATTCCATGATTCTGTAATAAAAATATATTTGTTTTTGTAGAAGATACTTGTTCTGATAAATAATGACTTAAAGATAACCCTGGTTTTATATAAGGAACCATTATCCAAGATAGACCATGGAGTTTTTTTGCTAGATGAGTATGTCCATCTGGAAGAATAGAATGGATAATAGCATCAATCATATGTAAATGAACAACTAGTTTTTGTGGTAGAATAGCATGTATTGGTGTTTCTATAGATGGAAGTAAAGAAGTTTCGCCATAAACAAGATCAGAAAGAGATTCTATTCCTGTTTTTACTCTTTCAAGTACGGAGGGTAGTGATAGGGAAAGAAAAATGTTTTTTTTTCATTGCTTGAGAAAGCCATAGTCCAGAAGCTTTAATCCATAATTGTTCCCTTTCTTTAAGAGATATATTTCCTCCTGCTCCTTGTGTAAGTAACGGATTAGAGCCAAGTAAAGCACTTAGAAGATTTATTTGAGAAAGAGAAGATATCGGAAGCATGGTTTACTTTATTATGTATGTGATGTTGTCGTGTTTATTTTTATAGATAAAGGAAGAATCCAAGCTATAAATGTAGGGAATACTATAAAAGTAAATAACATGAGATCTGTAAAGTATGAGCTCACTAAAAAGGGAGCAAGCATGGAGATGGATATAAATTTACAAATAGGGTCTAAAAAGAGACAAAAGAATTCTCCAATATGTCTCCATGTACCTATTTTATATCTTGAGTTTTTTGGTGTAAAAAAGGATATAAAGAGATATTTATGCATGGTAAAAGTTTTTCTTCTTCCTCAAGAGTAAGCATCTTTTATTCAGAAGATAGCCAAAGTTTCCAAAGACACATAACATTACATAACTTAATACAGTTAGACCATCTAGATTAAAATGTTCAAAGGTACATGATATAGCCTATCATATATAGGACCTTTATTATGAGGTGCTATTTCTATAATTTCTCCTTTATAGATAAGGTAGAATTTGATAATTGTTCCTGGTGGTTACAAATAAAAAACATCTTTTCTCCTGCTAAGCTACTTAAGTTTCACCATAGGGGTATTAAAATTTTAATAAGTGGTTTTAATATGTATAACCTAATTGTTGAAAACGTTTCCTAACTCCTGACATGGAGATAATAGGTTGAAATTTCATGGTTCCTTTTTTCTCTATAAATAAAAATGAGCTAACCACCTATCAATGGTAGGTAGTAACAAATGGGTTTTGTTACCTTTTCATTTTTTATTTTAATCTATTTAATTTTTAAAAATAAATCTCCTGTAGGATCTATTAGGATACGTTCATATCCTAGCAAAGTTAAGTTGTTATAAAGTCTTTGAGAGTTTTTTATTACTATAGCATTAGGTGAGACATCTTTTACCCAATTTATAAAGAAGATCTGTTCTTCTTTTGTAGGATTTTCTAAATTAAGAAAAGCAGCAATATTAGGATCGTATAACTTAATGTATTCATCTAGTGCAACTAAGTATCTATTTGTAAGGACATGATATCTTTTCTTAAATGTCGTTAACCAACATGAAAGATCATAAGGGGCTATAATTGTTTGACCTGAAGTGAGATTTTTATCAATAGTTGAAAGTACTTTTTCATAAATATGTGGGTACCATAGTCTGTCAAAACCCATTCTCTCAAAATTTGAGGATCTTAAGTTTGAAAGCGACAGCATACTAATAGTAAAAAAACATAACAAAATACACTGTATAAAGTTTTTATTTCCCTGTTTAAAGATAGATACAATATATGTTGCACTAAGTAATGTCAGACCATATAGCCCTATACATGCAATACCCCATATTGGGATTGTCCATAATTCTCTCCAACAAATATAAGGAGTTACTCCTATTTTTAATATCTGCATACAATAAGGATTTAGTGGTATTAAAAAATACAATAAGGTAAGTAATAAGAAATAATATTTTTTCTTTTGATTTTTTATATATAACCAGCTTGTTAAAATAAAAAATAATAGTATAAATTTTTGTATAGTACCAAATACAAATTGAACAGTATCTTCAGTTACTACTGGAATAACATAACTGTTTTTTATAGGAGAAATAATAGTTATAAAAAAGGTTATAATCCAAAATCCATAATAACACATTATAGGAGAAATAAGGTAACACATGTTACGTATAGAAATAAAAGAATAAGCACATATTAAACTAAAACCAATAATCTGTGGGACAATAAAGATTGCTGAAGAAGTACATCCAAATGCAGCAACAGAAAGAAGAAAGACATTTAAAATGTCTTTCTTCTTTTTATCGTTAATAAAATCCCAAATAGAACTATAGATAAGAGGTACAATTATACTTACAAATATAGCCTTTCCCTGGAAAAATCTTACAAAGGTAAAGTTTCCGAAAGATGCATGACTTTCAGCTAATAAGAAACTGAGTAGTAAAAAAGGAAAGAATATTACTCGTGGTGTTATTCCAAAGTGAAGGAAGAAACGTGACCAAGCTAACGGATATAGTATGGAAGATATTGTTGCAAGGATGTAATGAGAGACTTTAGCAGGTTGTAAGTTTGTTAAAGTAGACAATACAGCAGAAAGAACATTAAATGATTCAAACTGATAAGGCCAAATTTTAAATGGTATATCGTGAAATAATGGATCTGTCTGAAAAAGCTGTTCATGTGGTAAGTTTATTAAGTGAACTGCTATAGCAACAAAAAGTGCATCATCAGCATCTGTTCTTTTAATACAAATTGTTAATAATGCATATAAAAAAGATAGTAAAAAGATAGCAAAAAGATCTTTCCAGACTATTTTTATTTTTAAAGTAGATACAGGGATATTTTTTTCTTGTTGTTTTTTGTAAAATAGACTTACAAGTAAAAAAATAACACATAATATCCATGTCAAGAGATAGCTTTTACTGAAAAAGTATATAAACATGATAATACATGCTATACTAATCATTATAGATATGTATTTATTTTCATCTTGAATAAAATTATTAGTAGTATCTGTATGTTGTTTTATTTGTATAAAAATATTATTAAATTTATAATAACAAAAATAAATTAGAGTAGAAAAAATAGATAAAGGAAAACCTAGATAACAAAATTGTATAAATGTAGCTCTACAAAATAAAAAAATATGATAGTATATTGTAAAAAAAGAAAAGAAGATAAGACAGTATGATGGAAAGTGAATACATAAAGAAAAGATACGGTTTATTTTCATAGGTCACATTTATTAGTATTAGTTTATATAAAAATTCCCTTAAGAAGAGGGAAGAAATATATAAACTAATACTAGCTATATAACTATTTAATTTTCTTAAATAAATTTAACGAATATAAAATTATATGCAATCTCCATTTAAAACAATTTTTATATCTTAAGTGTATTATCTAACTAATTTAGAAATATTAATATTAGTATTAATTTATAGTTATTATTACCAATAAATATTTTATAATTTTATTTGACTAAAAGGAATTAAAAATTTTTACGTTACCAAAGTTACAACTGTCTTAATGAAAATATTTCTTCAATATATATCTATAGTATGATATTCATCATTTTTAACATTCTACTATAACTAGATATTAGTTCTTCTATAAAAAGAAAGGAAGTTGCCATAATAATTTTTTATAGTACAAAAATTGTAAAATTAACTCTTCTTAATTATTGCTACAAAATAATCTTCAAAACACTTTTGAGTAAAAACAATAGGTTCTAACAAAATAGAACTAATGCTTTATTTTTCTATTTCAGAATTATTTTTGCTATAAATATTCGGTATAACTAAACACATTAATAAGATAAAAAAAGAAGTATACCAAGTAACTGTATATCGTAAGTGGATAAATATAGGATTATTACATGAAAAAATTATTGCTGTTGATAGCGGTGTGATAGCAAAAAATATAGCAGATTCTTTTTGCAAAAATATGTTTTTTCTTTTTAACAAAAGAAAAGATAGTATGAGTAAAGAAAGTATAAAGATACACCAAGCTATTTGCCAATAATATAAAGTTGTGTTTTTTGCATACATCTCCATTCTAGTATATGTCCAATCTTGTATTCTATAAAACCATGAAAGAGGTATGTCAGAAAATCCTTGTTCTTTAGTGCCTTTGAAATTGTAATATAAATAAAGTGGGGATAAACTATAATGAAGTATTCCCATGGGATACCTATAACATATAGACATCCAATCATTTTTTAGTATTGTACGAATAATATCTTTATATACCTCTTTACCTAATGGATCAATATAAGTTCTTATTTGATAAAAATAATTTGCTTGAGTGTCATATTTAGTTACTTCTTCTATTGGAAGGGTATTTTTAATATATTGTGGTAAATTAGGGTAAATATTTTGCAAGTAGGGCCAGCTTAAGGAGCAAGTTATCATATGATAACGATGAAAGTTATAGTTTAAAGTAAATGTATCATTTGTTGAAGGAAGAAAATATTTTGTAATTAAATTACCTGTAATACCAAAAAAAAAGACATAATATAAGAGGAACGAATTTAAGTCGACGGATTGAAGGTTTAATAAATAGATATATAATGATACTAGTCATAATAATACCTAATAACATACTAAAAAAACGTTTCCCACGTGTATTGGAGGCAAAGATAAAAGATATAATAAATAGGATAAAAATAGATGTGTTATATATATATATAACTATTAGTAGGATACTGTTTTTTTGTACAAAATTCCCATAAAAAATAGAGAGCTAATAAAGTACATGACATTGAAGGGATTCAGGTACAATAGAATGATTAAAATGCATGATAAGTGGGTTTGTTCCTACTAAGATAGTAATAATTCCACGACTTTTTTTTGAAACATTTGGTAATAATGCACCAGAAATAAACCATATACTTATGAAAGTAAGAGTTG
It encodes:
- a CDS encoding tyrosine-type recombinase/integrase, which codes for MAIRKRNLKSKNAISYQVYWNNPYTGLREAKTFPTLFEASAFESLIKHRLKYEKTFFKPKENTTLEPVTLYDAVLCYLQKKKFTPQYTKIISCSLQSILTSYGDVKLSELKTDFFVHLKNYLETKTKKNGECFSRSYIHIQLSRLRTILNWAYEQGMLVMLPKMKLGDPYYTRTIPPTFDEITRLIAVSPPHLVRIIILGAAFGLRVGPSELFSLTWDKIDLKSGVVRISTSKKNPRFPWREVPIKDELKPFFSTWFEEDTKNGLSYVITYKGKPIRSIHSSWSKALKNAGITRRIRPYDLRHSFASELISSGVDVGTVAQLLNHSSPNMLFKYYQYVETKQKKRAIELLPSVSCDITM
- a CDS encoding class II aldolase/adducin family protein, which encodes MFLSLSLPSVLERVKTGIESLSDLVYGETSLLPSIETPIHAILPQKLVVHLHMIDAIIHSILPDGHTHLAKKLHGLSWIMVPYIKPGLSLSHYLSEQVSSTKTNIFLLQNHGIILTGDSHQHIISLLNEITKRLHLPVKPLIQPNIFHLIKINDSNWTIPVNTLYYIC
- a CDS encoding DUF6077 domain-containing protein, with the translated sequence MKINRIFSLCIHFPSYCLIFFSFFTIYYHIFLFCRATFIQFCYLGFPLSIFSTLIYFCYYKFNNIFIQIKQHTDTTNNFIQDENKYISIMISIACIIMFIYFFSKSYLLTWILCVIFLLVSLFYKKQQEKNIPVSTLKIKIVWKDLFAIFLLSFLYALLTICIKRTDADDALFVAIAVHLINLPHEQLFQTDPLFHDIPFKIWPYQFESFNVLSAVLSTLTNLQPAKVSHYILATISSILYPLAWSRFFLHFGITPRVIFFPFLLLSFLLAESHASFGNFTFVRFFQGKAIFVSIIVPLIYSSIWDFINDKKKKDILNVFLLSVAAFGCTSSAIFIVPQIIGFSLICAYSFISIRNMCYLISPIMCYYGFWIITFFITIISPIKNSYVIPVVTEDTVQFVFGTIQKFILLFFILTSWLYIKNQKKKYYFLLLTLLYFLIPLNPYCMQILKIGVTPYICWRELWTIPIWGIACIGLYGLTLLSATYIVSIFKQGNKNFIQCILLCFFTISMLSLSNLRSSNFERMGFDRLWYPHIYEKVLSTIDKNLTSGQTIIAPYDLSCWLTTFKKRYHVLTNRYLVALDEYIKLYDPNIAAFLNLENPTKEEQIFFINWVKDVSPNAIVIKNSQRLYNNLTLLGYERILIDPTGDLFLKIK